One region of Culex pipiens pallens isolate TS chromosome 2, TS_CPP_V2, whole genome shotgun sequence genomic DNA includes:
- the LOC120417742 gene encoding uncharacterized protein LOC120417742, translating into MDSWHRSRPDDEPSTTDWRSGSGTGGGGNELSTSLSGSSLRDKWSRSTSWREEEIGDGPGGRPLHSSSAGGGYKPRMSALSGGGSSGGSSRRSVPSSKEGSAAKEDLPNHAASSEKASEEADPGSKKKSEPVRNATADEKPPKASESESRRPRWRSCTCCNYSRSPSGSRE; encoded by the coding sequence ATGGACAGCTGGCACCGATCTCGGCCGGATGACGAACCAAGTACGACCGACTGGCGCAGTGGTTCCGGAACTGGCGGTGGGGGCAACGAACTGTCGACGAGTCTGTCCGGGTCTAGCTTGCGGGACAAGTGGTCCAGGTCAACGAGTTGGCGCGAAGAGGAGATAGGCGATGGGCCTGGAGGGCGGCCACTGCATTCGTCGTCAGCGGGTGGTGGCTACAAACCTCGGATGTCGGCTCTGAGCGGCGGAGGTTCGTCCGGTGGCAGTTCACGAAGAAGCGTCCCATCGTCCAAGGAAGGTAGTGCCGCGAAGGAAGACTTGCCCAACCATGCTGCGTCGTCGGAGAAAGCCTCGGAAGAGGCGGACCCCGGCAGCAAAAAGAAGTCTGAACCGGTACGGAACGCTACGGCGGATGAAAAGCCTCCAAAAGCCAGCGAATCGGAATCCCGGCGTCCGAGATGGCGTTCGTGCACCTGCTGCAACTATTCCCGGTCGCCGTCAGGATCCCGTGAATGA